A genomic stretch from Canis lupus familiaris isolate Mischka breed German Shepherd chromosome 17, alternate assembly UU_Cfam_GSD_1.0, whole genome shotgun sequence includes:
- the FAM166C gene encoding protein FAM166C, whose protein sequence is MASRSAGTLLSEFNAAYVPPGLMPGYQGHVPSVAFSVGSPYGTTTLKYFQDQRNAALERSYTPFSKGGHLPTLFSSNPNLVLSKRSLTRDRGLHVPSYTRFNLDSDRLAQITGFYQMAQEHRKYYLDKTGLVPRVPYFVLPVKEWERYPLPTDLPPLSPEKKWNLLRVSPENLKTYQTFPSGKRVSPQERQKRDRYFEFRA, encoded by the exons ATGGCCTCCCGCAGCGCGGGCACGCTGCTGAGCGAGTTCAATGCCGCCTACGTGCCTCCCGGCCTCATGCCCGG GTACCAGGGCCATGTTCCCAGCGTGGCCTTCTCCGTCGGCTCCCCCTACGGCACCACCACCCTCAAGTACTTCCAGGACCAACGCAACGCAGCCCTGGAGAGGAGCTACACTCCCTTCAGCAAAGGCGGCCACCTCCCTACCCTCTTCTCCTCAAACCCCAACCTGGTGCTGAGTAAGCGCTCCCTCACCCGGGACCGCGGGCTGCACGTCCCCAGCTACACCCGCTTCAACCTGGACAGTGACCGCTTGGCCCAGATCACTGGTTTCTACCAG ATGGCACAGGAGCATCGGAAGTACTATCTAGACAAGACAGGCCTGGTGCCTCGGGTCCCCTACTTCGTGTTGCCTGTGAAGGAGTGGGAACGGTACCCCCTCCCCACTGACCT TCCTCCTCTGAGCCCAGAGAAGAAGTGGAACCTTTTAAGAGTATCCCCTGAGAATCTGAAGACCTACCAGACATTCCCCTCGGGGAAGAGGGTGTCCCCACAGGAGCGGCAGAAGAGAGACCGATACTTTGAATTCAGAGCGTGA